The following proteins come from a genomic window of Corallococcus sp. NCRR:
- a CDS encoding molybdenum cofactor biosynthesis protein: MSVTVLYFAAARERAGLSRESLDVPPGARVSDVLALLASKHPPLAPLLPHLRVAVQQQFVALDSPVAPDAELALIPPVAGGAPRLFGVVGRPLQLSEVVDAVASQGAGGLVTFSGAVRDQTKGRRVLRLEYEAYAPMAEAKLAEIGDEVARTWPGTRLAIMHRVGTLVPGELAVVIAAASAHRKEAFLGCEYAIERLKQDVPIWKKEFFEDGEVWVGLGP, translated from the coding sequence ATGTCCGTCACCGTGCTGTACTTCGCCGCGGCCCGCGAGCGCGCGGGCCTGTCCCGCGAGTCGCTGGACGTGCCGCCCGGGGCGCGCGTCTCGGACGTGCTCGCGCTGCTCGCCTCCAAGCACCCGCCGCTGGCGCCGCTCCTGCCGCACCTGCGCGTGGCGGTGCAGCAGCAGTTCGTGGCGCTGGACTCACCGGTGGCGCCGGACGCGGAGCTGGCGTTGATTCCGCCCGTGGCCGGTGGGGCGCCGCGCCTCTTTGGCGTGGTGGGCCGGCCGCTCCAGCTCTCGGAGGTCGTGGACGCGGTCGCGTCCCAGGGGGCGGGCGGGCTGGTGACGTTCTCCGGCGCCGTGCGCGACCAGACGAAGGGCCGGCGCGTGCTGCGGCTGGAGTACGAGGCCTACGCGCCCATGGCGGAGGCGAAGCTCGCGGAGATTGGCGACGAGGTGGCGCGCACGTGGCCGGGGACGCGCCTGGCCATCATGCACCGCGTGGGCACCCTGGTGCCGGGCGAGCTGGCCGTCGTCATCGCCGCGGCCTCCGCGCACCGCAAGGAGGCCTTCCTGGGCTGTGAGTACGCCATCGAGCGGCTCAAGCAGGACGTGCCCATCTGGAAGAAGGAGTTCTTCGAGGACGGCGAGGTCTGGGTGGGCCTGGGGCCCTGA
- a CDS encoding PKD domain-containing protein produces the protein MASRPRARPSPLPFLLLVAAVGLGASGCRGLRPDLGPERTLEAGVPEAFGSTSPKAPSITWDFGDGTPPQTVPGVRHAWATAGRYTVRALDGDKELARVVLTVVPRPVLRAVPEDAQTVLWVPRLRGNVEGLVDFYGRLVGKGNVRQTLADTPLVPLILRSLGPGPSEVDPEEGFGFFLLPDFDGVVALLGVTDSRAALAAVARELRDAGHRVLPREDGSARVEPVDGGNAMLLFADRGYVYLAVPDSPDAPEPGETVKALAVLESPDVEQVRRKVEALSGPGISENALLAELRGKVRDGSVFLFSSPPVPEAEKEDMPVRGFFGALAVQADQAELDGFLSSSRPLLGGAKGPASQLLGRAAVGPVAAAQLSVPPEELARLVFGSPESPRRQRTLERWRRQGLDAEPLLKALRGDVAMLVYFDAAAFFRGFIRDRRPAPKGTVVMEAGLTAVQPVQQLVQKQLEDNGLVFQKEAQGGTTRFRTRLMEQPVSLSLTPERATLEAGEVLSGRETGDVGRTLRTRFGAEAFGPGHLSLMVDMAQLRADLAGVRSVPGLGTGELLASQLLVTALLEKLTPFEYGFLDFSPVDGGGRLQGRVVLRER, from the coding sequence ATGGCCTCCCGACCGCGCGCGCGCCCATCCCCGCTTCCCTTCCTCCTCCTCGTGGCCGCCGTGGGCCTGGGGGCCTCCGGCTGCCGGGGGCTGAGGCCGGACCTGGGGCCGGAGCGCACGCTGGAGGCGGGAGTGCCGGAGGCCTTCGGCTCCACCTCCCCGAAGGCGCCCTCCATCACCTGGGACTTCGGGGACGGCACGCCGCCCCAGACGGTGCCGGGCGTCCGCCACGCGTGGGCCACCGCCGGCCGCTACACCGTGCGGGCGCTGGACGGGGACAAGGAGCTGGCCCGGGTGGTGCTTACCGTGGTGCCGCGTCCCGTCTTGCGCGCGGTGCCCGAGGACGCGCAGACCGTGCTGTGGGTGCCCCGCCTGCGCGGCAACGTGGAAGGGCTGGTGGACTTCTACGGGCGGCTGGTGGGCAAGGGCAACGTGCGCCAGACGCTGGCGGACACGCCGCTCGTGCCGCTCATCCTGCGCAGCCTGGGGCCCGGCCCCTCGGAGGTGGACCCCGAGGAGGGCTTCGGCTTCTTCCTCCTGCCGGACTTCGACGGCGTGGTGGCGCTCCTGGGCGTGACGGATTCGCGGGCGGCGCTCGCGGCCGTGGCGCGCGAGCTGCGAGACGCCGGCCACCGGGTGCTGCCCCGCGAGGATGGCAGCGCGCGCGTGGAGCCGGTGGACGGCGGCAACGCCATGCTGCTCTTCGCGGACCGGGGCTACGTGTACCTCGCGGTGCCGGATTCGCCGGACGCGCCGGAGCCCGGGGAGACGGTGAAGGCGCTGGCGGTGCTGGAGTCCCCGGACGTGGAGCAGGTGCGCCGCAAGGTGGAGGCGCTGTCCGGGCCGGGCATCTCCGAGAACGCGCTCCTCGCGGAGCTGCGCGGCAAGGTGCGCGACGGCAGCGTGTTCCTCTTCTCCTCGCCGCCGGTGCCGGAGGCGGAGAAGGAGGACATGCCGGTGCGCGGCTTCTTCGGCGCGCTGGCGGTGCAGGCGGACCAGGCGGAGCTGGACGGCTTCCTGTCCTCGTCCCGGCCGCTGCTGGGCGGCGCGAAGGGGCCGGCGTCGCAGCTGCTGGGGCGCGCGGCGGTGGGGCCGGTGGCGGCGGCGCAGCTGTCGGTGCCTCCGGAGGAGCTGGCGCGGCTGGTGTTCGGCTCGCCGGAGTCGCCCCGGCGGCAGCGGACGCTGGAGCGCTGGCGCAGGCAGGGGCTGGACGCGGAGCCGCTCCTGAAGGCGCTGCGCGGCGACGTGGCGATGCTCGTCTACTTCGACGCGGCGGCCTTCTTCCGGGGCTTCATCCGGGACCGGCGCCCCGCGCCCAAGGGCACGGTGGTGATGGAGGCGGGCCTGACGGCCGTGCAGCCGGTGCAGCAGCTCGTCCAGAAGCAGCTGGAGGACAACGGGCTCGTCTTCCAGAAGGAAGCGCAGGGCGGCACCACGCGCTTCCGCACGCGGCTCATGGAGCAGCCGGTGTCGCTCTCGCTCACCCCGGAGCGCGCCACGCTGGAGGCCGGCGAGGTGCTCTCCGGCCGCGAGACGGGGGACGTGGGCAGGACGCTGCGCACGCGCTTCGGCGCGGAGGCGTTCGGCCCGGGCCACCTGTCGCTGATGGTGGACATGGCGCAGCTGCGCGCGGACCTCGCAGGGGTCCGCTCGGTGCCGGGGCTGGGGACGGGGGAGCTGCTGGCGAGCCAGCTCCTGGTGACGGCGCTGCTGGAGAAGCTCACCCCCTTCGAATACGGGTTCCTCGACTTCTCCCCGGTGGACGGCGGCGGGCGGCTCCAGGGCCGCGTCGTGCTGCGCGAGCGCTAG
- a CDS encoding MXAN_2562 family outer membrane beta-barrel protein, with the protein MSSRAVGLGVAALLLAVPAVAQEVTIPTRSPRTGAVIFRGGGYKPRIDSEQALQDKGATPYEDTFGDASLLLIEGELQRFFYQGIGTAGLGLGLGYAEKYADAKLEDGSAAADKAALKVLPIQLNAFYKFDYAAFRWGIPLVPYAKLGLIYSPWWMTKGSATEIVEGSKASGGKWGWGATAGVSFLLDVLEPRFARDFDSDLGVNHSYLFAEYTHADVNNFGGKGLNLGSRRWMFGLALDY; encoded by the coding sequence ATGAGCAGCAGGGCTGTGGGCCTGGGAGTCGCGGCGCTTCTCTTGGCGGTACCGGCGGTGGCGCAGGAGGTGACCATCCCCACGCGCTCTCCGCGCACGGGCGCGGTCATCTTCCGCGGGGGCGGCTACAAGCCGCGCATCGACTCGGAGCAGGCCCTCCAGGACAAGGGCGCGACGCCGTACGAGGACACCTTCGGTGACGCGTCGCTGCTGCTCATCGAGGGCGAGCTCCAGCGCTTCTTCTACCAGGGCATCGGCACGGCGGGCCTGGGCCTGGGCCTGGGCTACGCTGAGAAGTACGCGGACGCGAAGCTGGAGGACGGCTCGGCGGCGGCGGACAAGGCCGCGCTGAAGGTGCTGCCCATCCAGCTCAACGCCTTCTACAAGTTCGACTACGCGGCCTTCCGCTGGGGCATCCCGCTGGTGCCGTACGCCAAGCTGGGGCTCATCTACTCGCCGTGGTGGATGACCAAGGGCAGCGCCACGGAGATCGTGGAGGGCAGCAAGGCCAGCGGCGGCAAGTGGGGCTGGGGAGCTACCGCCGGCGTGTCGTTCCTCCTGGACGTGCTGGAGCCGCGCTTCGCGCGCGACTTCGACTCGGACCTGGGCGTGAACCACTCGTACCTCTTCGCCGAGTACACGCATGCGGATGTGAACAACTTCGGCGGCAAGGGCCTGAACCTGGGCAGCCGGCGCTGGATGTTCGGGCTGGCGTTGGACTACTAA
- a CDS encoding MXAN_2561 family MXYO-CTERM-anchored protein produces MRLPFIGLLLFASTAVAQVGPAVQFTSATPTTGNNTVTVPKSECGNARRFSWTRTGNICGGSLFIYATTGSCGLEPSATDLKLVSLGSGDTTASGTVNFSVQQVLAARGGGTDGGSSATCDSQTSEISFNLCASARQLGGFAGTECQTAYANVGSPTFILKYDPQPPAAPTIGAVIPRDSALSVQVDGAEADSTVIVEVAMVASGGADAGTDADAGTDVDAGTDVDAGTDVDAGTDDGGAGLVGALALEGTTGPVTRVDKAAGEGNVVITGLTNGVTYRLQAIIRDAAGNESTASASVDATPVKSNGLFDAYVEGGGEERGGCAATGGGIAGGAVLAALGIWLSSRRKVS; encoded by the coding sequence ATGCGCCTTCCCTTCATTGGCCTCCTGCTCTTCGCGTCCACGGCCGTGGCCCAGGTGGGGCCCGCGGTGCAGTTCACGAGCGCGACCCCCACCACGGGCAACAACACCGTCACGGTGCCCAAGAGTGAGTGTGGCAACGCGCGCCGGTTCTCCTGGACGCGCACCGGCAACATCTGCGGCGGTTCGCTCTTCATCTACGCGACGACGGGGAGCTGCGGCCTGGAGCCCTCCGCCACCGACCTGAAGCTGGTGTCCCTGGGCTCGGGCGACACCACGGCCAGCGGCACCGTGAACTTCAGCGTGCAGCAGGTGCTCGCGGCGCGCGGCGGCGGCACGGACGGGGGCTCCTCGGCGACCTGCGACTCGCAGACCTCTGAAATCTCCTTCAACCTGTGCGCGTCCGCGCGGCAGCTGGGCGGCTTCGCGGGGACCGAGTGCCAGACGGCCTACGCCAACGTGGGGAGCCCGACCTTCATCTTGAAGTACGACCCGCAGCCGCCCGCGGCGCCCACCATCGGCGCGGTCATTCCCCGGGACTCGGCGCTGTCGGTGCAGGTGGATGGCGCGGAGGCGGACTCCACCGTCATCGTGGAGGTGGCGATGGTGGCGTCCGGGGGCGCCGACGCGGGCACGGACGCCGACGCTGGCACGGACGTGGACGCTGGCACGGACGTGGACGCGGGCACGGACGTGGACGCGGGCACGGACGATGGCGGGGCGGGGCTGGTGGGGGCGCTGGCGCTGGAGGGGACCACGGGGCCGGTGACGCGCGTCGACAAGGCGGCCGGCGAGGGGAATGTCGTCATCACCGGCCTTACGAATGGCGTGACGTACCGGCTCCAGGCCATCATCCGGGACGCTGCGGGCAATGAGAGCACGGCGTCCGCCTCGGTGGATGCGACGCCCGTCAAGAGCAATGGTTTGTTCGATGCATACGTGGAGGGTGGCGGCGAGGAGCGCGGCGGGTGTGCCGCGACCGGTGGCGGCATCGCCGGTGGCGCGGTGCTGGCCGCGCTGGGCATCTGGTTGTCGTCTCGGAGGAAGGTGTCATGA
- a CDS encoding aspartate-semialdehyde dehydrogenase, whose amino-acid sequence MRENLRIAVVGATGVVGREVLANLYARDVPVEQVRAFGSERSKGLEVEYGEDTLEVERASADAFRGIHVVLLATPAEASRTLAPAAQAAGAWVVDASSAFRSDGNVPLILPGFNTEALGPGFSFKGRVVSLPGIVTSATVHLVEPLRRAFGVVRAQVTALMGASSAGVRGISELEKQTADLLSGREPEPQVFPHRVGFNLVPQVGGFMVNSPWTEEEGGWTLEAARLFSALGETPVLAGTAVQVPTFHGHGLTVNVQLKKPGPVEQVRAALKTSPSLKVLDAPGERIYPMPMLVMSDPAVHVGRVRAFPQAPEWVTLFASVDNAGRAAAHLVDAGLKLAERPA is encoded by the coding sequence ATGAGAGAGAACCTTCGGATTGCCGTGGTGGGCGCCACGGGCGTGGTGGGCCGCGAGGTGCTGGCGAACCTGTACGCGCGCGACGTGCCGGTGGAGCAGGTGCGGGCGTTCGGCTCGGAGCGCTCCAAGGGCCTGGAGGTGGAGTACGGCGAGGACACCCTGGAGGTGGAGCGGGCTTCCGCGGACGCCTTCCGGGGCATCCACGTCGTGCTGCTGGCCACGCCCGCGGAGGCGTCCCGCACGCTGGCCCCGGCCGCGCAGGCCGCGGGCGCGTGGGTGGTGGACGCAAGCAGCGCCTTCCGGAGCGACGGCAACGTGCCGCTGATCCTGCCGGGCTTCAACACGGAGGCCCTGGGGCCGGGCTTCAGCTTCAAGGGCCGGGTGGTGAGCCTGCCGGGCATCGTCACCAGCGCCACCGTGCACCTGGTGGAGCCGCTGCGCCGCGCGTTCGGCGTGGTGCGCGCGCAGGTGACGGCGCTGATGGGCGCCTCCAGCGCGGGCGTGCGCGGCATCTCCGAACTGGAGAAGCAGACCGCGGACCTGCTGTCCGGCCGCGAGCCGGAGCCGCAGGTGTTTCCGCACCGCGTGGGCTTCAACCTGGTGCCCCAGGTGGGCGGCTTCATGGTGAACAGCCCGTGGACGGAGGAGGAGGGCGGCTGGACCCTGGAGGCCGCGCGCCTGTTCTCCGCCCTGGGCGAGACGCCCGTGCTGGCCGGAACCGCCGTGCAGGTGCCCACCTTCCACGGCCACGGCCTCACGGTGAACGTGCAGCTGAAGAAGCCGGGCCCCGTGGAGCAGGTGCGCGCCGCGCTGAAGACGTCCCCGTCCCTCAAGGTGCTGGACGCCCCCGGCGAGCGCATCTACCCCATGCCCATGCTGGTGATGAGCGACCCGGCCGTCCACGTGGGCCGGGTGCGCGCCTTCCCCCAGGCCCCGGAGTGGGTGACGCTCTTCGCGTCCGTGGACAACGCCGGCAGGGCCGCCGCCCACCTGGTGGACGCGGGCCTCAAGCTGGCGGAACGGCCCGCCTGA
- the tsaB gene encoding tRNA (adenosine(37)-N6)-threonylcarbamoyltransferase complex dimerization subunit type 1 TsaB, translating into MSPVLLALDTSTLTLSLALVERQGDAVRAVEHVVVPPPDKQSEALPGVVGDLLSRHGLKLQDLEGLAVGLGPGSFTGLRIGLATVKALAYATGLKVAGASSLAAVALEGPEGVPLFCLAVARKDDLYLGAYRRVGFAVEALEPETAMSPEEVARRMSDWPEAVALGPALADYRQALEKHGVAPHRLLSGPAFPSAVEVGRLARLPEAYSQQALFALEPHYVRASEPERNPKFPPLPGPAPTARFKED; encoded by the coding sequence ATGTCGCCTGTGTTGCTCGCGCTGGACACCTCCACGCTGACGCTGTCGCTTGCCCTGGTGGAACGCCAGGGGGACGCCGTGCGCGCCGTGGAGCACGTGGTGGTGCCTCCGCCGGACAAGCAGAGCGAGGCGCTGCCCGGCGTCGTCGGGGACCTGCTTTCGCGCCACGGCCTGAAGCTCCAGGACCTGGAGGGGCTGGCGGTGGGCCTGGGGCCGGGCTCCTTCACGGGCCTGAGAATCGGCCTGGCCACGGTGAAGGCGCTGGCGTACGCCACGGGCCTGAAGGTCGCTGGCGCGTCGTCGCTGGCGGCGGTGGCGCTGGAGGGGCCAGAGGGCGTGCCGCTGTTCTGCCTGGCCGTGGCGCGCAAGGACGACCTCTACCTGGGCGCCTACCGCCGCGTGGGCTTCGCCGTGGAGGCGCTGGAGCCGGAGACGGCCATGTCGCCGGAGGAGGTCGCGCGGCGCATGTCCGACTGGCCGGAGGCCGTGGCCCTGGGCCCCGCGCTCGCGGACTACCGCCAGGCCCTGGAGAAGCACGGCGTCGCGCCGCACCGGCTCCTGTCCGGACCGGCCTTCCCGTCCGCCGTGGAGGTGGGGCGGCTGGCGAGGCTGCCGGAGGCGTACTCGCAACAGGCGCTCTTCGCCCTGGAGCCGCACTATGTCCGCGCGTCCGAACCGGAGCGCAACCCGAAGTTCCCGCCGCTGCCGGGCCCCGCGCCCACGGCCCGGTTCAAGGAAGACTGA
- a CDS encoding septal ring lytic transglycosylase RlpA family protein: protein MRGRTALLLLGMGFFAGCASRAARPTPETSSGDEGAKVTRREKMPRNYLGEGIASFYGPGLHGRPTASGEKFNQNALTAAHRTARFGSCVKVTNMENGREVEVRVNDRGPFVDGRIIDVSKAAAKQLGMLDKGLARVRLYRCASDRVSQVPVEFWAVPA from the coding sequence ATGCGAGGACGGACCGCGCTCCTGCTCTTGGGGATGGGATTCTTCGCTGGCTGCGCTTCGCGAGCGGCCAGGCCCACGCCGGAGACTTCATCCGGTGACGAGGGCGCGAAGGTGACGCGCCGGGAGAAGATGCCGCGCAACTACCTGGGGGAGGGCATCGCGTCCTTCTACGGTCCCGGCCTCCACGGCCGGCCCACCGCCAGCGGGGAGAAGTTCAACCAGAACGCCCTCACCGCGGCGCACCGCACGGCGCGCTTCGGGTCGTGCGTGAAGGTGACGAACATGGAGAACGGCCGCGAGGTGGAGGTGCGCGTCAACGACCGCGGCCCCTTCGTGGACGGACGCATCATCGACGTGTCGAAGGCCGCGGCGAAGCAACTGGGCATGCTGGACAAGGGCCTGGCGCGCGTGCGGCTGTACCGGTGCGCAAGCGACCGCGTGTCGCAGGTACCGGTGGAGTTCTGGGCCGTTCCGGCCTGA
- the rseP gene encoding RIP metalloprotease RseP, which yields MLQNLGFFILLLGVLVTVHELGHFLVAKACGVKVLKFSIGFGPKIIGFTKGETEYQVALLPLGGFVKMAGDLPHEELPPEEAARGFLAQPPWKRGLIVLAGPAFNLLFPIFVYFFVFLGPQETLSTRVGMVSPDMAAAAAGVRPGDRILSVEGEPVRTFDDMRDAFVGKFNRPVPITLERDGKQQVVEVTPEKSSEVSPVDTVERGMIGVSPYPQPPVVGVPATSPAAAAGLKSFDRVLSVNGVHVQDEAALYREVAKVPEGTPMELSVARLAPVGVGAVTGRLPEVVKVSLPRQPGEGAAALGAEAVDLYVASVASGSVAESAGIAPGDRIVAINGTPLKSFNKLATVLNGLQAQPFTLTWRGAQGERTEKLAQAPLKTRDDYGQTSAPLVFGVRPWSYSSADLPPVEKVTIDLGPAAAFKEAALIVPKIVGQMVQVLGGLFVGKVSPSTIGGPIMMYQLAAKSAEQGLDSFLNLMAIISINLGVMNLLPIPVLDGFHLLSAAWEGIRRRPIPVRVREVANMVGLALLILLMLLAVTNDVTR from the coding sequence ATGCTCCAGAACCTCGGGTTCTTCATCCTCCTGCTGGGCGTGCTCGTGACGGTGCATGAGCTTGGCCACTTCCTCGTGGCCAAGGCCTGCGGAGTGAAGGTCCTCAAGTTCTCCATCGGGTTCGGACCGAAGATCATCGGCTTCACCAAGGGCGAGACGGAGTACCAGGTGGCGCTCTTGCCCCTGGGCGGCTTCGTGAAGATGGCCGGGGACCTGCCGCACGAGGAGCTGCCGCCGGAAGAGGCCGCGCGCGGCTTCCTGGCGCAGCCGCCCTGGAAGCGCGGGCTCATCGTCCTGGCGGGCCCGGCCTTCAACCTGCTGTTCCCCATCTTCGTCTACTTCTTCGTCTTCCTGGGCCCCCAGGAGACGCTGTCCACGCGCGTGGGCATGGTGTCTCCGGACATGGCCGCCGCCGCCGCGGGCGTGCGCCCCGGTGACCGCATCCTGTCCGTGGAGGGCGAGCCGGTCCGCACCTTCGACGACATGCGCGACGCGTTCGTCGGCAAGTTCAACCGCCCCGTCCCCATCACCCTGGAGCGCGACGGCAAGCAGCAGGTGGTGGAGGTGACGCCGGAGAAGAGCTCGGAGGTGTCCCCGGTGGACACCGTCGAGCGCGGGATGATTGGCGTGAGCCCCTACCCGCAGCCGCCGGTGGTGGGCGTGCCGGCGACGTCCCCCGCGGCCGCCGCGGGCCTGAAGAGCTTCGACCGCGTGCTGTCCGTCAACGGCGTGCACGTGCAGGACGAGGCCGCCCTCTACCGGGAGGTCGCCAAGGTGCCGGAGGGCACCCCCATGGAGTTGAGCGTGGCGCGCCTGGCCCCCGTGGGCGTGGGCGCCGTCACCGGCCGGCTGCCGGAGGTGGTGAAGGTCTCCCTGCCGCGTCAGCCGGGCGAGGGCGCCGCGGCGCTGGGCGCGGAGGCCGTGGATCTCTACGTGGCGAGCGTGGCCTCCGGCAGCGTGGCGGAGAGCGCGGGCATCGCGCCGGGCGACCGCATCGTGGCCATCAACGGCACGCCGCTGAAGTCCTTCAACAAGCTGGCGACGGTGCTCAACGGCCTGCAGGCCCAGCCCTTCACGCTCACCTGGCGCGGAGCCCAGGGCGAGCGCACGGAGAAGCTGGCGCAGGCGCCGCTCAAGACGCGCGACGACTACGGCCAGACGAGCGCCCCGCTGGTGTTCGGCGTGCGCCCGTGGAGCTACAGCAGCGCGGACCTGCCGCCGGTGGAGAAGGTGACCATCGACCTGGGCCCCGCCGCCGCCTTCAAGGAGGCCGCGCTCATCGTCCCGAAGATTGTCGGGCAGATGGTGCAGGTGCTGGGCGGGCTGTTCGTGGGCAAGGTGTCGCCCAGCACGATTGGCGGCCCCATCATGATGTACCAGCTGGCCGCCAAGAGCGCCGAGCAGGGCCTGGACAGCTTCCTCAACCTGATGGCGATCATCTCCATCAACCTGGGCGTGATGAACCTCTTGCCCATCCCGGTGCTGGACGGCTTCCACCTGTTGTCCGCGGCGTGGGAGGGCATCCGCCGCCGCCCCATCCCCGTGCGCGTGCGCGAGGTGGCGAACATGGTGGGCCTGGCGCTGCTCATCCTGCTGATGCTGCTGGCCGTGACCAACGACGTGACCCGCTAA
- a CDS encoding phosphatidate cytidylyltransferase, which translates to MNEKNKNLLIRVVTGVTLLPLVLLLLFLGGYYSAILLGAAAAVCAGEYYLITQKRLGAAAWVGMAFAFVMPLLPLRDAARTGETAFWLTSVFFFFAWIYNLFRGVLAEAPTRAAHLVTGFLYGSIGLTALSALRLLPGEGHAWVICALTITWANDTLAYFAGRFLGKHKLYPAVSPNKTWEGFFGGMVGSVLGMFIAKLGFFPIFTVWDCVLLGILGGLLGPVGDLCESMLKRAYGVKDSGKLIPGHGGVLDRIDALIFNAPLVFVYVQFVRPLLP; encoded by the coding sequence GTGAACGAGAAGAACAAGAACCTCCTCATCCGCGTTGTCACAGGCGTCACCCTCCTGCCGCTGGTGCTCCTGCTCCTGTTCCTGGGCGGGTACTACAGCGCCATCCTCCTGGGCGCCGCCGCGGCCGTGTGCGCGGGCGAGTACTACCTCATCACCCAGAAGCGCCTGGGCGCCGCCGCGTGGGTCGGCATGGCCTTCGCCTTCGTGATGCCGCTCTTGCCCCTGCGGGACGCCGCGCGCACCGGCGAGACGGCCTTCTGGCTCACGTCCGTCTTCTTCTTCTTCGCGTGGATCTACAACCTGTTCCGGGGCGTGCTCGCGGAGGCCCCCACCCGGGCCGCGCACCTCGTCACGGGCTTCCTCTACGGCTCCATTGGCCTCACCGCGCTGTCCGCGCTGCGCCTGTTGCCGGGGGAAGGGCACGCGTGGGTCATCTGCGCGCTCACCATCACCTGGGCCAACGACACGCTCGCGTACTTCGCGGGCCGCTTCCTGGGGAAGCACAAGCTCTACCCCGCGGTGAGCCCGAACAAGACGTGGGAGGGCTTCTTCGGCGGCATGGTCGGCTCCGTGCTGGGCATGTTCATCGCCAAGCTCGGCTTCTTCCCCATCTTCACCGTGTGGGACTGTGTGCTGCTGGGCATCCTGGGGGGCCTGTTGGGCCCCGTGGGCGACCTGTGCGAGTCCATGCTCAAGCGCGCCTACGGCGTGAAGGACTCCGGAAAGCTCATTCCCGGACACGGCGGCGTGCTGGATCGCATCGACGCGCTCATCTTCAACGCGCCGCTGGTGTTCGTCTATGTGCAGTTCGTGAGGCCCCTGCTGCCGTAA
- the uppS gene encoding polyprenyl diphosphate synthase: MDRPPTVLPTALEVQVKARPLPRHVGIIMDGNGRWAELRGQPRLEGHREGSVSVREVTRAARRLGVQALTLYAFSSQNWARPAEEVAGLMDLLREYLESERAEILDNGIRLNAIGEVDKLPRYVREPLERLRADSAHNTGMVLTLALSYGGREELLRAARDLAQAAARGELDPAHLDADDLESRLWTAGLPPVDLIVRTSGEQRISNFLLWQLAYAELCFTDALWPDFRTEEFLRCLAQFQGRERRFGLTSAQVNRDDTPQRAKA, from the coding sequence ATGGATCGCCCTCCCACAGTGTTGCCCACCGCCCTCGAGGTCCAGGTCAAGGCCCGGCCACTGCCGCGCCACGTGGGCATCATCATGGACGGCAACGGCCGCTGGGCGGAGCTCCGAGGCCAGCCCCGGCTGGAGGGCCACCGCGAGGGCAGCGTGAGCGTCCGCGAGGTCACCCGCGCCGCCCGCCGCCTGGGCGTGCAGGCCCTCACCCTCTACGCGTTCTCCTCCCAGAACTGGGCCCGCCCGGCGGAAGAGGTCGCCGGCCTGATGGACCTCTTGCGCGAGTACCTGGAGTCCGAGCGCGCGGAGATCCTCGACAACGGCATCCGCCTCAACGCCATTGGCGAGGTGGACAAGCTGCCCCGCTACGTCCGCGAGCCCCTGGAGCGCCTGCGGGCCGACTCCGCCCACAACACGGGCATGGTGCTCACCCTGGCGCTCTCCTACGGCGGCCGTGAGGAACTCCTGCGCGCCGCGCGCGACCTGGCCCAGGCCGCCGCCCGCGGTGAGCTGGACCCCGCGCACCTGGACGCGGACGACCTGGAGTCGCGGCTGTGGACCGCGGGGTTGCCGCCGGTGGACCTCATCGTCCGCACCAGCGGCGAGCAGCGCATCTCCAACTTCCTGCTCTGGCAACTGGCGTACGCCGAGCTGTGCTTCACCGACGCCCTGTGGCCCGACTTCCGCACCGAGGAGTTCCTCCGCTGCCTGGCGCAGTTCCAGGGCCGCGAGAGGCGCTTCGGGCTGACGTCCGCCCAGGTCAACCGGGACGACACCCCCCAGCGGGCAAAGGCGTGA
- a CDS encoding tetratricopeptide repeat protein yields MKTPHGSPSFRVLGGLLGFWLLGVGPAFGQAAGTETAASRPAGTYFDAAMAEAARLYEDLESEQALAAVTRARRLARTDAERSAAAIYEGVILADMGRREEALASFRAGLLLAPEARLPAKVSPKVEGDFESVRSAVRQEHAAAAKPADAPVVEAPKALSPAQVAAAPAPGVDLKADVRERGMRRVPTVSWVLLGTGVVAGGVGSLIGLQSRGNVSSARDADLSSDVSGHLDDARGQAVVANVLFGTAAAAAVGAITTYFLSGESPAAAGTP; encoded by the coding sequence ATGAAAACTCCTCATGGGTCTCCCTCCTTCCGGGTGCTCGGCGGGCTGCTCGGGTTCTGGCTATTGGGGGTGGGTCCGGCCTTCGGACAGGCGGCGGGGACGGAAACGGCGGCGTCCCGGCCGGCGGGCACGTACTTCGACGCGGCGATGGCGGAGGCCGCCCGGCTCTATGAGGACCTGGAGTCCGAGCAGGCCCTGGCTGCGGTGACCCGGGCGCGGCGGCTGGCGCGGACGGACGCGGAGCGCAGCGCGGCGGCCATCTACGAGGGTGTCATCCTGGCGGACATGGGGCGGCGCGAGGAGGCGCTGGCGTCGTTCCGGGCGGGGTTGCTGCTGGCGCCGGAGGCCCGGCTGCCGGCGAAGGTGTCACCCAAGGTGGAGGGGGACTTCGAGTCGGTGCGAAGCGCGGTGCGGCAGGAGCACGCGGCGGCGGCGAAGCCGGCGGATGCGCCGGTGGTGGAGGCTCCGAAGGCGTTGAGCCCGGCCCAGGTCGCGGCGGCGCCGGCTCCGGGCGTGGATTTGAAGGCGGATGTCCGTGAGCGCGGGATGCGCCGGGTGCCGACGGTGTCGTGGGTGCTCTTGGGCACGGGGGTGGTGGCGGGCGGCGTGGGGTCCCTCATCGGGCTCCAGTCGCGCGGCAACGTGAGCTCCGCGCGCGACGCGGACCTGTCCTCGGACGTGAGCGGGCATCTGGACGATGCGCGGGGACAGGCGGTCGTGGCGAACGTGTTGTTCGGCACGGCGGCGGCTGCGGCCGTGGGGGCCATCACCACGTACTTCCTGAGCGGTGAGTCCCCTGCGGCGGCGGGGACTCCGTGA